From a region of the Methanoculleus receptaculi genome:
- a CDS encoding CDP-alcohol phosphatidyltransferase family protein produces MTLDQYRPQAQRIMQPAINLVRRAGITPDALTVGSFIVSALAGIAFYLGGVVSGTILVALNAAFDALDGALAREMGIAGAHGDFLDHVIDRYADIFIITGIFAGGAAPWQIGVFALTGVLMSSYLGTQAQAVGVGRFYGGILGRADRLLLIIIAGALTVMVPVEICGLNYLGWLLVIFGTLGHYTAIQRFIHVWREIGKQ; encoded by the coding sequence ATGACGCTCGACCAGTACAGGCCGCAGGCCCAGCGTATCATGCAGCCGGCGATAAACCTGGTGCGGAGGGCTGGCATAACCCCGGACGCCCTGACGGTGGGATCGTTCATCGTATCGGCGCTTGCCGGCATTGCGTTCTATCTTGGGGGAGTGGTCTCTGGCACCATCCTGGTCGCGCTAAATGCCGCTTTTGATGCGCTCGACGGGGCGCTTGCACGTGAGATGGGGATCGCCGGAGCCCACGGGGATTTCCTGGATCATGTCATCGACAGATACGCTGATATCTTCATAATCACCGGGATATTTGCCGGCGGTGCTGCCCCGTGGCAGATAGGGGTATTCGCGCTGACGGGTGTCCTGATGTCCTCGTATCTCGGCACCCAGGCGCAGGCTGTAGGGGTCGGCAGGTTTTACGGCGGCATACTTGGCCGGGCGGACCGCCTGCTGCTGATCATCATTGCAGGAGCGCTCACCGTCATGGTTCCGGTTGAGATCTGCGGTTTGAACTACCTGGGGTGGCTCCTGGTCATATTCGGTACTCTGGGGCACTACACCGCCATCCAGCGTTTCATTCACGTCTGGCGCGAGATTGGGAAACAATGA
- a CDS encoding adenylate kinase family protein, with product MMVGLTGTPGTGKSSVAAELERRGHRVVHLVDTVQPYILEEDRARQTMVVDTDRWVAGFEPVDGIIEGHLAHLIPCDLVVVLRCRPDVLRRRLEVRGYPGAKIAENVEAEALDLILIETLDEHPAEHVLEVDTTDLSIEDCAGLVERFISGELPPSCGSIDWTDYLETGL from the coding sequence ATGATGGTGGGGCTCACCGGCACGCCGGGAACCGGGAAGAGTTCCGTTGCTGCCGAACTCGAACGGCGCGGGCACAGGGTTGTTCACCTTGTTGATACGGTTCAACCTTATATCTTGGAGGAGGACCGCGCCCGCCAGACGATGGTGGTTGACACCGATCGCTGGGTGGCAGGGTTCGAGCCTGTTGACGGGATAATCGAGGGGCATCTTGCCCATCTCATCCCCTGCGACCTTGTGGTGGTGCTCCGGTGCCGCCCTGACGTCCTGCGGAGACGCCTTGAGGTGCGGGGTTATCCCGGGGCAAAGATCGCGGAGAACGTCGAGGCGGAGGCGCTCGATCTGATCCTGATCGAGACGCTCGATGAACACCCCGCTGAACACGTCCTGGAGGTGGATACAACCGATCTCTCCATCGAGGATTGTGCCGGGCTTGTTGAGCGGTTTATCAGCGGAGAACTCCCGCCATCCTGTGGATCGATCGACTGGACGGACTACCTGGAGACCGGATTATGA
- the hisC gene encoding histidinol-phosphate transaminase has translation MQRLVRVCFSEASGYSFAKKAADVAREHGIERVARLASNENPRPPSQSVIEAGCAALLEANRYPDERASVFVEALRRYHGDYRFVTGAGMDGVIETLIRTVVEPGETVVISTPTFSFYGIAAIAHGARVVNAPRRKEDFSVDPADFIRVCGGAKLAFLCTPNNPTGNTVPLETVEEILEGLEGLLFLDNAYIEFSDMDYLPLMHRYENLVLGRTMSKIFALAGLRVGYAFVPGWLEPFYNRAATPFALNSVSAAAAAAALAEEESVRETREHVLRWRRRFIEEIPGAYPSDANFVMIDVAPYTGDEAVERLAARGVLVRSCTTFPGLGDHYIRVSIGDDRENALFMEAIRDL, from the coding sequence ATGCAGCGCTTGGTTAGAGTGTGTTTCTCAGAGGCGAGCGGCTACTCCTTTGCGAAGAAGGCCGCGGACGTGGCGCGGGAGCACGGAATCGAGAGGGTTGCCCGTCTTGCGAGCAACGAGAATCCGCGGCCTCCATCTCAGAGTGTGATCGAGGCGGGGTGCGCTGCACTCCTGGAGGCGAACCGCTACCCGGATGAACGGGCGTCTGTCTTCGTTGAGGCTCTCCGCCGATACCACGGTGATTACCGGTTTGTCACCGGCGCCGGGATGGACGGCGTCATCGAGACGCTGATCCGAACGGTCGTCGAGCCCGGTGAGACTGTGGTGATCTCGACCCCGACCTTCTCCTTCTACGGGATTGCGGCCATCGCGCACGGTGCCCGCGTGGTGAACGCCCCGCGGAGGAAAGAAGACTTCTCGGTCGATCCGGCAGACTTCATCAGGGTGTGCGGTGGCGCAAAACTTGCGTTCCTCTGCACCCCGAACAACCCCACAGGGAACACCGTCCCGCTCGAAACGGTTGAGGAGATACTGGAGGGGCTGGAGGGGTTGCTATTCCTGGACAACGCCTATATCGAGTTCTCGGATATGGATTACCTGCCGCTCATGCATCGGTACGAGAACCTTGTCCTCGGCCGGACGATGTCAAAGATCTTTGCCCTGGCGGGGTTGCGGGTGGGCTACGCTTTTGTGCCCGGATGGCTTGAACCGTTTTACAATCGGGCGGCAACACCGTTTGCACTGAACTCTGTATCGGCCGCCGCCGCCGCCGCCGCCCTCGCGGAGGAAGAGAGCGTCCGCGAGACCCGCGAGCATGTCCTGCGCTGGAGGCGGCGGTTCATCGAGGAGATCCCGGGTGCGTATCCGTCGGATGCAAACTTTGTCATGATCGATGTTGCCCCATACACAGGCGACGAGGCGGTGGAGCGTCTCGCGGCACGGGGTGTTCTGGTGCGGTCCTGCACCACCTTCCCCGGTCTCGGCGACCACTACATAAGGGTCAGCATCGGTGACGACCGGGAAAACGCTCTATTCATGGAGGCGATACGCGACCTATGA
- a CDS encoding acetylornithine transaminase has protein sequence MEQDSRELDARYYMPAFSRTIKIVRGEGSRVWDDRGREYIDCVAGIAVCSTGHCHPKVVRAICDQARQLIHCSNLYYVPNQAELAERLVEITGLAKAFFSNSGAEANEGAIKLARIRTGRNKFVAFTHGFHGRTCGSLAITHKPAIREPFEPLSPPCTFVDYGDLDALAEAVDEDTAGVFVEPIQGEAGVLIPPDGFLQGIREICDDSGALMIVDEVQTGMGRTGRWFAFQHTGVTPDIVTIAKGLASGFPIGALVAREGLEFRKGEHGSTFAGGPVACAAALATIGVIEGVLPEVPRKGEIFMKGLAAHNPRGRGLMIGIPVGDRCPEVQQTCAENGVLVNCAADGNLRLIPPLVITDEEIETAVGVIDAALG, from the coding sequence ATGGAGCAGGATTCACGGGAACTTGATGCACGCTACTACATGCCCGCGTTCTCCCGGACTATCAAGATCGTCCGGGGTGAGGGCTCACGCGTCTGGGACGACCGGGGGCGGGAGTATATCGATTGTGTGGCCGGAATTGCGGTCTGCAGCACAGGTCACTGCCACCCGAAGGTGGTCAGGGCGATCTGTGATCAGGCGAGGCAGCTGATCCACTGTTCAAATCTCTACTATGTTCCAAACCAGGCGGAACTTGCAGAGAGGCTTGTAGAGATCACGGGGCTTGCAAAGGCGTTCTTCTCAAACTCCGGGGCAGAGGCGAACGAGGGTGCGATCAAGCTCGCACGCATCCGGACCGGCCGCAATAAGTTTGTTGCGTTCACCCACGGGTTCCATGGCAGGACATGCGGATCGCTTGCCATCACTCACAAACCCGCGATCAGGGAGCCGTTCGAACCCCTATCGCCCCCCTGCACCTTCGTCGACTACGGTGATCTTGACGCCCTGGCGGAAGCGGTCGATGAAGATACCGCCGGGGTCTTTGTCGAGCCGATCCAGGGGGAGGCGGGTGTCCTGATCCCTCCCGATGGTTTCCTCCAGGGAATCCGGGAGATCTGCGATGATTCCGGCGCGCTGATGATCGTCGATGAGGTGCAGACCGGTATGGGCCGGACAGGGAGATGGTTTGCCTTCCAGCACACCGGTGTCACCCCCGATATCGTCACGATTGCAAAAGGGCTTGCAAGCGGGTTTCCCATCGGGGCGCTCGTTGCGCGCGAGGGGCTGGAGTTCAGGAAGGGTGAGCACGGGAGCACCTTTGCGGGCGGACCTGTTGCCTGTGCGGCGGCACTCGCGACTATCGGCGTCATAGAAGGTGTTCTCCCCGAGGTTCCCCGGAAAGGCGAGATCTTCATGAAAGGGCTTGCCGCTCACAACCCGCGCGGCCGCGGGCTGATGATAGGGATCCCGGTCGGTGACCGCTGTCCTGAGGTGCAGCAGACCTGCGCTGAGAACGGTGTTCTTGTCAACTGCGCCGCCGATGGAAACCTCCGTCTGATCCCGCCGCTTGTGATCACGGATGAGGAGATCGAGACGGCTGTCGGGGTCATCGATGCAGCGCTTGGTTAG
- the guaA gene encoding glutamine-hydrolyzing GMP synthase, giving the protein MMNVEKFIDQAIRGIRDAAGGEKVVMALSGGVDSSVCAALGARAIGDRLIPIYVDTGLMRKGETERIRSLFADKNLRVVDAADEFFEALAGVTDPEGKRKAIGEKFIRVFEREAKRTGATMLLQGTIYPDRIESEGGIKSHHNVGGMPLNIDFKGVIEPLADLYKDEVREVAAALGLPAEIQHRMPFPGPGLAVRVLGEVTREKIEIVREANAIVEECLVEEFRPWQCFAALIGLGTGVKGDVRLHGWIVAVRAVQSRDGMTADPLRLPYETLFRIMTRITAEIPGVSRVVYDVTPKPPATIEYE; this is encoded by the coding sequence ATGATGAACGTTGAGAAATTTATCGATCAGGCAATCAGGGGGATACGCGATGCTGCCGGCGGTGAGAAGGTTGTGATGGCGCTCTCCGGCGGTGTGGACTCGTCGGTCTGCGCGGCGCTCGGGGCACGCGCGATAGGCGATCGCTTGATCCCGATATATGTGGATACCGGGCTAATGCGAAAAGGTGAGACCGAGCGGATACGCTCGCTCTTTGCCGATAAAAACCTCCGTGTGGTGGACGCCGCAGACGAGTTCTTCGAGGCGCTCGCGGGTGTGACCGACCCTGAGGGGAAGCGTAAGGCCATCGGCGAGAAGTTTATAAGGGTTTTCGAGCGCGAGGCAAAGAGGACGGGAGCGACGATGCTCCTTCAGGGGACGATCTACCCTGACCGTATCGAGAGCGAGGGGGGTATCAAGAGCCACCACAACGTGGGTGGCATGCCTCTCAACATCGATTTTAAGGGTGTCATCGAACCGCTCGCAGACCTCTACAAGGATGAAGTGCGCGAGGTCGCCGCCGCGCTCGGGCTCCCGGCGGAGATTCAGCACCGGATGCCCTTCCCGGGGCCGGGGCTTGCGGTCCGGGTGCTTGGCGAGGTGACGAGAGAGAAGATCGAGATCGTCCGGGAGGCAAACGCCATAGTCGAGGAGTGTCTGGTGGAGGAGTTCAGACCCTGGCAGTGTTTTGCGGCTTTAATCGGTCTTGGCACAGGTGTCAAGGGGGATGTCCGGCTTCATGGCTGGATAGTCGCTGTCCGGGCGGTCCAGTCCAGGGATGGGATGACCGCCGATCCACTCCGTCTCCCCTACGAGACCCTTTTTCGGATAATGACGCGGATCACAGCCGAGATCCCCGGTGTCTCACGGGTCGTCTATGACGTCACCCCGAAACCACCCGCAACGATCGAGTATGAGTGA
- a CDS encoding CTP synthase — protein sequence MKYIVVTGGVMSGLGKGITTASIGRILKNRGYEVTAVKIDPYLNIDAGTMNPAQHGEVFVLSDGGEVDLDLGNYERFLDINLKSIHNITTGKVYRNVIEKERRGDFLGATVQIIPHITDEIKQSIRRAAEEPIDGGRKAEICLVEVGGTVGDIESMPFLEAIRQMHGELPREEMILVHVTLVPVDTMGDHKTKPTQHSVKALRELGLQPDIIVGRSREVLSQQTKKKISAFTDVPAKAVISAKDVPDIYQIPMELEKEGLADVVCSYLGLENRQPDPAWYRVVSREYTNRVTVAIVSKYGIEDVYMSIKEALKHAGRALSTEVNIQWLDAEAFEPRDLADVDGVLVPGGFGKRGIEGKIQAIRCAREERKPYLGLCLGFQLAVIEYARHVAGIEDATSEEIDEGTHVIALLPEQEEVSELGGTMRLGNCSITLKEGTLVAGLYGGTSIVERHRHRYEVNPAFIADLEAAGLVFSGFCGQRMEVCEIPDHPFYLATQFHPEFRSSPTHPSPPYVGFVEACKKNKSTQNQVAEQNDER from the coding sequence TTGAAGTATATCGTTGTAACCGGCGGCGTCATGAGCGGGCTCGGGAAAGGTATAACCACGGCGTCCATCGGCCGCATCTTGAAGAATCGCGGCTACGAGGTGACGGCGGTAAAGATTGATCCATACCTGAACATCGATGCCGGCACGATGAACCCTGCCCAACACGGGGAGGTCTTTGTCCTCTCCGACGGCGGGGAGGTCGATCTCGATCTCGGCAACTACGAGCGGTTCCTGGATATCAACCTGAAATCGATCCACAACATAACGACGGGCAAGGTCTACCGGAACGTCATCGAGAAGGAGCGGCGGGGAGACTTCCTCGGCGCGACCGTCCAGATAATCCCTCACATCACAGACGAGATCAAGCAGAGCATCAGGCGTGCGGCCGAGGAGCCTATCGACGGTGGCAGGAAAGCCGAGATCTGCCTTGTGGAGGTTGGCGGCACGGTGGGCGACATCGAGAGCATGCCGTTTTTAGAGGCCATACGGCAGATGCACGGTGAACTTCCACGGGAGGAGATGATCCTGGTCCACGTCACCCTTGTCCCGGTAGACACCATGGGTGATCACAAGACCAAACCCACACAGCACTCAGTCAAGGCGCTTCGGGAACTGGGGCTGCAGCCCGACATCATCGTTGGCAGGAGCAGAGAGGTGCTCAGCCAACAGACAAAGAAGAAGATATCGGCCTTCACCGATGTCCCGGCAAAGGCCGTCATCTCCGCAAAGGACGTCCCTGACATCTACCAGATCCCAATGGAACTTGAGAAAGAAGGGCTTGCGGATGTCGTCTGCAGTTACCTTGGACTGGAGAACAGGCAGCCAGATCCGGCCTGGTACAGGGTTGTCTCTAGGGAGTACACCAACCGGGTGACGGTTGCCATAGTAAGCAAGTACGGGATCGAGGACGTCTACATGTCCATCAAGGAGGCGCTCAAGCACGCTGGCAGGGCTCTCTCCACCGAGGTGAACATCCAGTGGCTGGATGCGGAGGCGTTCGAACCCAGGGATCTCGCCGATGTCGACGGTGTCCTGGTTCCAGGGGGGTTTGGGAAACGTGGCATCGAGGGCAAGATCCAGGCGATCCGCTGCGCCCGCGAGGAGAGAAAACCCTACCTCGGTCTCTGCCTCGGTTTTCAGCTTGCCGTGATCGAGTACGCCCGGCACGTAGCTGGAATAGAGGACGCTACAAGCGAGGAGATAGACGAAGGGACACATGTCATCGCCCTCCTTCCAGAGCAGGAGGAGGTCAGCGAACTCGGGGGCACGATGCGCCTTGGGAACTGCAGCATCACACTCAAGGAAGGGACGCTGGTTGCCGGGCTCTACGGCGGGACGTCGATCGTTGAGCGGCACCGCCACCGCTACGAGGTGAACCCGGCGTTCATCGCTGACCTTGAAGCCGCCGGGCTGGTGTTCTCAGGTTTCTGCGGGCAACGGATGGAGGTCTGCGAGATCCCGGATCATCCCTTCTACCTTGCGACACAGTTCCACCCCGAGTTCAGGTCGAGCCCGACCCACCCTTCCCCGCCCTATGTAGGGTTTGTAGAAGCATGCAAGAAGAATAAATCTACCCAGAATCAGGTGGCTGAGCAGAATGATGAACGTTGA
- a CDS encoding PaaI family thioesterase, whose protein sequence is MGYIERLKEVGRDANPFFSLMGIEIEGFGDGHASLSMEVRPDMLNGAGWLQGGVYVALADEAVALALYTLLEEGERIATIDEHTCFIKGVNSGTIFATGDVIRKGRRVAFADGEVTSGEDGTLLSRTSTSYAVIRR, encoded by the coding sequence ATGGGCTACATTGAGAGGTTAAAAGAGGTTGGAAGGGATGCGAATCCCTTCTTCAGCCTGATGGGTATAGAGATTGAGGGTTTTGGAGATGGGCATGCCTCCCTCTCGATGGAGGTCAGACCGGATATGCTGAACGGTGCCGGGTGGCTCCAGGGTGGTGTCTACGTGGCGCTTGCGGACGAGGCGGTCGCGCTTGCCCTCTACACCCTCCTTGAGGAGGGTGAGCGTATAGCCACGATCGACGAGCATACCTGTTTCATAAAGGGTGTCAATTCCGGGACGATCTTCGCCACCGGGGATGTCATCCGCAAAGGCCGCCGGGTGGCGTTTGCAGATGGCGAGGTAACGAGCGGTGAGGACGGGACGCTCCTGTCCCGGACATCGACATCTTATGCGGTTATCAGGAGGTAG